A window of Actinomycetota bacterium genomic DNA:
CGGAACCCTGGGTCGTGCAGGTAGCGGTCGGGCACCGCCCGGTAGCGCCCGCCGGCCGCCCCCTGGTGGGTGAACAGCAGGTAGCAGGCCCGGCAGGTGCACAGGATCTGGCGGCTGTCCAGGTTGACCACGTGCGAGTGGCCGTCGCCGATCGGCTCGGCGCACATCTCGCACGCCTCCCCCGGCGCCGCCCGCGGTTTCTCCCGGGCCGCCCCCGGCACCGGCGGGCCGGCCGGCTGGGGCCCCACGAACCGCCGCAGCCCCGAGCTCATACGCCGGCACCCGCCCCCGTCTCGACGGCCGGGCACGGCTCCTGCCACTCGGGGCGCATCGTCCGGATCTGGAGCAGCTGCGGCTCCCGCTCCCGGGTCAGGTTCTCGACCTCGACGGCGGTCACCTCGGGGGCGGCCTCCTCGATGGCCCGTTCGATGGCCAGCTTGACCGTCATGGTCGACGACGGGCAGCCGTCGCAGCTGCCCTCCAGGCGCAGGCGGACCACCCCCTCGGGGCCGACCCCGAGCAGCTCGACCCCGCCGGCGTGGGAGCCGAGGTAGGGGCGGACCTGGTCGAGCGCCTCGACCACCCGGGTCTCGGTGTCCTTGGGATGGAGGCCGTGGAGGACGAGCAGGCTGGCGACCAGCTCATCCTCCACGAGCCGTTCGAGGACTTCGGGGCCGGCCAGCTCGACCGTCCGCTCCAGCGCCGCCCCGTACAGCTCGACGACCAGGCGCACGACCTCCTCGGCGGTCTCCGCGGTGGCGGGGTCGCCGGCGGCGCGGATCCGGCCGATCAGCTCCTCGATCCGCGCCCCGACCGTGCTGAGGTCGCGCGTCTCGTCCATGGCGGCGGTTCTATCCCTGGTTGAGCATGGTCGGCGAGTGCAGCTTCTTCACCACGTTGCCGTTGCCCAGGTACATGTGGACCCCGCAGGGCAGGCACGGATCAAAGCTGCGGACCGCCCGCATGATGTCGATGCCCTTGAACCTCTCGGGTGGGTTCTCCTCGAAGATGGGGGTGTTCTGGACGGCGTCCTCGTACGGGCCC
This region includes:
- a CDS encoding NifU family protein: MDETRDLSTVGARIEELIGRIRAAGDPATAETAEEVVRLVVELYGAALERTVELAGPEVLERLVEDELVASLLVLHGLHPKDTETRVVEALDQVRPYLGSHAGGVELLGVGPEGVVRLRLEGSCDGCPSSTMTVKLAIERAIEEAAPEVTAVEVENLTREREPQLLQIRTMRPEWQEPCPAVETGAGAGV